A single genomic interval of Helianthus annuus cultivar XRQ/B chromosome 13, HanXRQr2.0-SUNRISE, whole genome shotgun sequence harbors:
- the LOC110898467 gene encoding transcription initiation factor TFIID subunit 12, with protein sequence MDQTPPLPPPSEPPPPTTTTTINTPPTATPSTTSPEPPPPPQPQPQSQPQTPTPTPTPPTTTSSSPQPLPQSPSPSPNPNPNPKPPNLPTSQPLPPQPLNPMSRPQFNRPYSPFPHFSSMTNHSTASSSSISSIPPAQRGGMALGVPAHPSPQPPTSFSSLTPPSFGSQFGGLGRPAVPDSVASTSAPQVRQSISGMPGVGMMGSLGSSSSLRASGVTASLPQRPLQSSLRPPTSANNQSPATQNFQDHSHLRHPSVGSPGSPAPTTPQNTPSHNQPWLSSGTQGKPPLPPASFRPQMGPQTLQQRSHMPPQQQTAMSASTQQPQAQASSSLQSQPSSLSQQPQEQHYSLPPSRVPQTLTHQQQMARNRGLGNQRPFAPGTGQSSPVTPTPAFNKPPPAVEPPEPCNRIISKRSIQEIVAQIDPAERLDPEVEDILVDIADDFVESVTTFACSLAKHRKSNTLESKDILLHLEKNWNMSLPGFSGDEIKCYKKPFGNDVHRERLAAIKKSIAAAETPSSKSSGGQAAGGGAKGHPAKAPGLVIGSPNPKVRETA encoded by the exons ATGGATCAaacaccaccactaccaccaccgtcagaaccaccaccacccaccaccaccaccaccatcaacactCCGCCTACCGCTACACCCTCCACCACCTCACccgaaccaccaccaccaccacaaccacaaccacaatcCCAACCCcaaacaccaacaccaacaccaacaccaccGACAACCACCTCATCCTCGCCACAACCCCTCCCCCAATCCCCATCCCCATcaccaaaccctaaccctaaccctaaACCCCCAAATCTCCCAACATCACAACCACTACCACCCCAGCCTTTAAATCCGATGTCAAGACCTCAATTCAACCGTCCGTATTCTCCCTTCCCTCACTTCTCTTCAATGACCAATCATTCCactgcttcttcttcttctatttCTTCCATTCCTCCGGCGCAAAGAGGCGGAATGGCGTTGGGTGTTCCTGCGCATCCTTCGCCCCAGCCTCCGACTTCGTTTTCGTCTTTGACTCCACCCTCGTTTGGCTCGCAGTTTGGTGGTTTAGGTCGTCCTGCTGTACCCGATTCTGTTGCCAGTACTAGTGCTCCACAG GTAAGGCAATCTATATCTGGAATGCCGGGTGTAGGAATGATGGGCTCTCTCGGTTCCAGTTCTTCTTTACGGGCAAGCGGTGTTACTGCATCGCTTCCGCAGAGACCTCTCCAATCATCTCTTAGACCGCCAACAAGCGCTAATAATCAGTCGCCAGCCACACAA AATTTCCAAGATCACAGCCATTTACGACACCCATCGGTGGGATCACCGGGGTCACCAGCACCAACCACACCACAAAACACACCGTCACATAACCAACCATGGTTATCCTCCGGAACTCAAGGAAAGCCACCGCTACCACCCGCATCATTCCGACCGCAAATGGGTCCGCAAACATTGCAGCAGAGGTCCCACATGCCACCTCAACAACAAACTGCCATGTCAGCATCAACGCAGCAACCTCAAGCTCAAGCATCCTCGTCTTTGCAGTCACAGCCATCTTCATTGTCGCAGCAGCCGCAAGAGCAGCATTACTCGTTACCACCGTCACGGGTACCGCAAACTTTGACCCATCAACAACAGATGGCGAGGAACCGCGGGTTGGGTAACCAAAGACCGTTCGCTCCTGGTACCGGTCAGTCTAGCCCGGTCACACCAACACCTGCTTTTAACAAACCGCCACCTGCTGTGGAGCCCCCCGAGCCTTGTAACAGGATTATAAGCAAACGAAGCATCCAAGAGATAGTTGCTCAG ATTGATCCAGCTGAACGGTTAGATCCTGAAGTGGAAGATATCCTCGTTGATATTGCTGATGATTTTGTTGAATCC GTTACAACCTTTGCTTGTTCTTTAGCCAAACATCGGAAATCAAATACGCTGGAGTCCAAGGACATTCTTCTTCATCTGG AAAAAAACTGGAACATGAGTCTTCCTGGGTTCAGTGGAGACGAAATTAAGTGCTACAAGAAACCA TTTGGTAATGATGTTCACCGAGAGCGCCTGGCTGCG ATAAAGAAGTCGATTGCTGCTGCTGAGACACCAAGTTCAAAGAGTTCGGGTGGGCAAGCTGCCGGTGGTGGTGCTAAAGGTCATCCAGCAAAGGCGCCTGGTCTTGTTATTGGTTCCCCAAACCCGAAGGTTAGGGAAACTGCATAA